In the Glycine max cultivar Williams 82 chromosome 6, Glycine_max_v4.0, whole genome shotgun sequence genome, ttacttataggaatatttttaaatttattttagtaaaaaatagcaaaatatttatattaattttaacaatacataattacatattattaatatttttttcgtgATTAATAGTAtggaatataaattaaattttttatatgaaaaataaccatattaaccttttaaaaaatttagataaagaaaaagtgaaaaacactataaaaatagaaagttaAGGAATGTGACCCAAAAAATGATACTATTTATTCCGTTAACATATAAACATCTTACATCACTTTACAATCATACATTGAGTTTACTAATGTGCTTCTTAATTAACAAGGTCAAAACTCTACCATACTCATCCTGATGAAATTAATCACGGTCGGCCACATGAACAAAGAATCgtcaaatcaataaaatatttggctttatttaattttattttcacacaCAAACAGATAGTCAAACGTAAAGATTACCGGTGGAGGAGATCGATCGTACATAGTTCTACTTCTAATCAATCCGAGAAGTCGAAAAGAAGACACAAAtttatgaaggaaaaaaaatagacaagaagaagaaagaaccgGGTCCTATAATTTTGATAGCTGGAACTAAAAAACCTTAATGTGGCCGTCCTAACCTAACCTTCATTATATATCCTGCTGGAGTTATAGTCCAAACCGCCATTAATTATATAGTATTATAGATTGTGTTGGGAATTTAGTAATTATATATGTGTTTGTTGAATGAAATGATTGAATATAAgtaattaatgtattaaaagTTAAGATTAAATGGTTTAGGTAatattcaaattgaattttaaaggaaataattttttgttaaattttgtttattttttaactgaattttGAATTAGTCAAAATCTTTTTTCTCTGAGATAAACtgaagaattaagaaaaaagatatatGTTTGTTGATTATTAATGGAGAGGTGAGTTTAAGAGGTGTGATAAGATGTTAGATTGTGTaaccaaaatttataaaatgaatattGGTTGACTTATGTGTATTTGTTTGAAGTGACTAAAATTCGATaggtatgattttatttaaaacattgaATTGCATGCTAGTAATTAtatacgttttttttttctatttgttacGGGAGAATGTAAAAAAACTCAATAAGATTGTCCGTTAAtagattattattttgttatatatctagtattagttaattttattttttatacagtaaaaaaatgggaaaaaaatgtCCAAACTACAAGCGTTATTTTGCTGATTATTTTTCCCAAAATTGGGTGGTACTCTTGTTATATAGATGTCTACGGTTATAGTTTGtcctattttatatatgtagtaaaaaaattggaaaatatctaaaatataGGAGTTacataccaattttttttttcaatagtaattttgatttttcatttacaaaacGAATCTTAATTGGATGTACGACAGAGTCAATATAGTTAGGAGAAGGTTGAAATGTGACTTTGTTAACGAAGTTATATATGGAGTTTGTTATGAAGACAGACAATCAAAAAGTGGAGGGATTAGGTGTTCATGTGCAAAGTATTATTTGTGCAATGTATCATATTTGCTAGTTATTGAACTAAAAAACATCACtcataaataaagatatttgtgcaaaaagtaattaacattaatttttatagagACAAAACTCAATACCCAGCAATAActctaatttagtttttttaaaaggacgtctatagtaaaagataaaaaatgtgtGTAAACATGTTTTAGAAGAAATTACGAAGTGTGAAGATTAGCGAGAATCATAAAAATTCTTCAAATTACgtacataataattaattttttatccgtaaaatagatcataaatataaaatattataacaattCACGCCTGTTTCTGAACTTATATATTGGTATTGCTCGTGTTTAAGCGACTGTAATCTACCCAAGATGATACTTATTTCGttattaacatattaaatagCGCACATCACTTCATAATTATACAGGGAGTTTACTAATGTGCCGCTTAACGAAGTCAAAACTCTAACATACTTAATAGTGTACATCACATCACTTTTCTGCTGTTTCTGttcattcaaaataatattttataacagttatattaatatttaattatgactcatttcataaaaattataaaaattatgtaattttgaaaaaacagCATCAAAATAATTTGAGAAAAGAAAGTAGAGAAACCAAGTTCCATACTCATTATATACGGAGCCAATTATTGTCGGCCGTGAATGAAGAATAATCGCCTCCTCAATAAAATATTtggctttatttatttatttccacaCACAACAAACATCTTTTTAGTCAAACGTAAAATAAAGATCATTACCAGAGCCATTCATCCATCGTAGTTCTAATCAATCCGAGgagtggaaaaaaaaagaccaaaatTTCACCGGCGGAAAGGCCAAACTGCGCTTGACATGTTCCCTTTAAATCGCTAAAAAGTAggggtgtgaaaaaaaaaattggtttataATTGAATCTAAATGGAATTGGCTTTTTTGaattagttaaacaaaaatgagtatactattttataaaactaattcaattaataaaattatttttataaaatcaatttgattaactgaattagtttttatttaaatgtttttatttaaaaaaataattcaaaaatcagtttaaaaatcaatttttaactgATTCAACTTTTAGAATTAGTATAAAACTGATTAAAAATTAGTTgagtttcaaatcaattttttaaacttaatttaattttaaaccaGTTGGATTTGATTCACACTCTCCTACTAAAAagcaagaaagagagaaggaaggaatttaatttaaataacctattattattattatgatgggTCCTATAATTTAGCTAGCCGGAAGTAAAATCTGCCACACCTTAATGTCGCAGTCCAAACCGCCACTATAGACTAGAAAAGATAATAATGCTTCGGACTGCgatgtgttgttgttgttgttgttgcagtCAACCACTGCGCTTATGCACTTAATCGAAGCCCTGTGCCCTTCCAAAACCGCTAAACAAGAGTATTCATGCGAATCAACACAACCTCTCCAAATCCTAATCGTTGTATCCGCAGAGCCACTACACACCAAATCCGCCACAACAGATAAACACAAAATGGACTTGGTGTGTCCCCTTAAAGCACCCACCACCCCCATTTTCCCATCATCACCCTCTTTCTTCTCCCAAACCAAAATAGCCCTATCGCATGCACCAGAATATACAACATTCTCGTCGCTGCTTAGAGCCAAAGCATTAACCCCAGAGTTGTGCTTCTCCAAGGTTTCTATTAAAGTGTGTTTCTTTTCTCCTGCGAATTTCTTCCACACCTTGATTTTCTTGTCCGCTGATCCGGTGTAGACGCGCCCATCGTAGGAGACTGCGACAGCGTTGATGGCGTCGTCGTGCGCGTTGGCGAGGGACTCCAGGCACGTGAAGTCTTTCGTTTTCCAGATTTTGAGCGTTCTGTCCCAAGAGACAGAGTACAGCAAGGTTCCGTCTCTGGACAGGGCCAAAGCCGAGACGGTGTCCACGTGGTGAACCCAGGTGCATTTCTTGTGCCTTCGGATTTGTACCTGGTTCTTGGGGATCAAGATTTTCGAGGCGCGGTCGCCGAGGGTGGGGAGTGTGGCCACGTGTGTATATTTCTGGTCATGATCGTTATCGTTGTTGTTGTTAGTGCTTATTTTCCAGACACGGATTTTGTGGTCTTGATGCGCGCTGAAAAGTTTGTTTGACTGAATTACTAACGACTTAACAGCACCGTTTCCCGTGAGTACGGTGTTgctattgttattgttgtttgatgaGTTTTCTGGGATGCGGTTCCAGGAGCGGATTTCGCGGTCGGAGGAGCCGGTGTAGAGGAATTTGCCGGAGAGGGTTAAGGAGGAGATGTAGGAGGAGGTGTGACCCTTGAGGGTTGTGAGGCAGTGGTGGTAGACGGTGGAATTCGGGgtgtggaggtggtggtggtggttgagGGAGGGGACTGAGACGAGGCTGCGTTGTGAAGAGAGGGATTTCGGTGTTGTTGACCCTTGTTGATGGTGGTTGGAGTGAGAAGAGGAAGAGACGCCATAAGATGATGGGTGGTATTGGTATTCCATGGTTCATTATTTGGTGAGGTGTAGTGAGTGTGAAAATGGTGTGGCGGAAAGCGAAATGAGgctaatattatatatagtgtTGATCAAACGTACAACTTGAAGTGGAAGGAGAGAAACACAGACACAATAAGTGAGGAAAAATGTTAGTAACTAGCAAGCACCATCACACTTTTCCAAAGAGATTCTTGGatgtttttatattagttacaatttattagaaattacaaaaaaattaaatttatttatttgataattattttatttttttttattaattttaaccaataatataaaatattttaagagtgTGTTAGAGTGCATAACTAACATTTTTATTGCGACAAATaatgtgatgaaaaaaaaaaagagagaagaaaaaaaatgatgtggaGAAAAAAGTGGTGGATGTTcatatataactcttttattatatgtatatgtttgggagtaaatatttataaaattgatttttttaaaaaataattatagattTTGAAGCCAATCAATTTGTTCAGTGAAAAATAGAGTCAATGAATTTgcgttaaaatatttttgtttgaacaATGATATATGAACTTGTCATGTAAACATTTGTTTACCACTTCTTATATTTCTCTCATTCTATTGTGTTTGAGGGAAAGGAGGTGAAATAAAAGAGATGAAAATATGTATGTTTGTTATGGTAGaaatacaaaagagaaaattaattaaaatgttattggTGTCACATTTACTTTTCCACctcattttttgtatatttttacttatatttttatcttttcctaatttttttctatttattttcaatcaaacccttcctttttattttacttttcatatattttttacaattttattt is a window encoding:
- the LOC100815608 gene encoding protein JINGUBANG, coding for MEYQYHPSSYGVSSSSHSNHHQQGSTTPKSLSSQRSLVSVPSLNHHHHLHTPNSTVYHHCLTTLKGHTSSYISSLTLSGKFLYTGSSDREIRSWNRIPENSSNNNNNSNTVLTGNGAVKSLVIQSNKLFSAHQDHKIRVWKISTNNNNDNDHDQKYTHVATLPTLGDRASKILIPKNQVQIRRHKKCTWVHHVDTVSALALSRDGTLLYSVSWDRTLKIWKTKDFTCLESLANAHDDAINAVAVSYDGRVYTGSADKKIKVWKKFAGEKKHTLIETLEKHNSGVNALALSSDENVVYSGACDRAILVWEKKEGDDGKMGVVGALRGHTKSILCLSVVADLVCSGSADTTIRIWRGCVDSHEYSCLAVLEGHRASIKCISAVVDCNNNNNNTSQSEALLSFLVYSGGLDCDIKVWQILLPAS